The Martelella sp. AD-3 genome includes a region encoding these proteins:
- a CDS encoding acetoin dehydrogenase dihydrolipoyllysine-residue acetyltransferase subunit, with translation MPVEVIMPKVDMDMASGKVATWHVLSGEHVEKGTPLFDIETDKAAMEVEAEASGILHHLVAEGVDVPIGQPVAWLYQEGEEVGEPPTAVPLAASEDKKASPPADETERDPVSAVKADRVEPQQDGAADKVRATPLARTIARDAAVELTEIAGTGPRGRVQAADVRGKIDARQTETPALQFQAESGPLNISRSRADKGIPVVLIHGFGSDASAWKPLEAYLKGRPVIRIELPGHGKSPKLRIDSFAELSSVVRRAFDTLDIERAHLVGHSLGGALALSLADTRSKSIASLTLIAPGGLGPEVNGPALEGISRSTRAESLGPWLKELVFDETMITDGYVKAAMASRKDPALRAAQARLCDTLFPDGVQSFDLKAAIGRVDVPTCLIWGKNDAIIPWRHALRAPGNIALHLFDGVGHTPQFEAPAEVGKILRQVYDGAS, from the coding sequence ATGCCGGTTGAAGTCATTATGCCGAAAGTCGACATGGATATGGCCAGCGGCAAGGTCGCGACATGGCATGTCCTGTCCGGCGAGCATGTTGAAAAAGGCACGCCTCTGTTTGATATCGAGACCGACAAGGCGGCGATGGAGGTTGAGGCGGAAGCATCGGGCATACTGCATCATCTCGTTGCGGAAGGGGTTGATGTTCCCATTGGCCAGCCTGTCGCCTGGCTTTATCAGGAGGGGGAGGAAGTCGGCGAACCGCCAACGGCTGTGCCGCTTGCGGCAAGCGAAGACAAGAAGGCATCCCCGCCAGCGGACGAAACGGAGCGTGATCCTGTTTCGGCTGTTAAGGCCGATCGTGTTGAACCGCAGCAGGATGGCGCTGCCGACAAAGTCCGGGCAACGCCACTGGCGCGCACGATCGCGCGGGACGCCGCCGTGGAGCTAACCGAGATTGCGGGCACCGGCCCGCGTGGACGCGTTCAGGCCGCTGACGTGCGCGGAAAGATCGATGCACGCCAGACAGAGACGCCAGCGCTTCAGTTTCAGGCTGAAAGCGGTCCTCTCAATATTTCAAGGTCGCGTGCTGACAAGGGCATACCTGTTGTTCTGATCCACGGCTTTGGCAGCGATGCGAGCGCGTGGAAGCCGTTGGAAGCCTATCTTAAGGGGCGACCGGTCATTCGCATAGAATTGCCAGGGCACGGAAAATCTCCGAAGCTGCGCATTGATAGTTTTGCCGAACTCTCCTCTGTGGTGCGCCGGGCTTTCGATACGCTGGATATCGAGCGCGCGCATCTGGTCGGGCATAGCCTTGGCGGTGCGCTGGCATTGTCACTGGCAGATACACGGTCCAAGTCCATCGCTTCGTTAACGCTGATTGCGCCGGGCGGTCTTGGACCGGAGGTGAACGGTCCTGCCCTTGAGGGGATATCGCGATCAACGCGGGCGGAGAGCCTGGGGCCGTGGCTCAAGGAGTTGGTGTTTGACGAGACGATGATTACGGACGGGTATGTCAAAGCCGCCATGGCTTCGCGCAAGGATCCGGCGCTGCGAGCCGCGCAGGCCAGACTGTGCGATACCTTGTTTCCCGACGGTGTTCAGTCGTTTGACCTTAAAGCGGCGATTGGCCGGGTTGACGTTCCCACATGTCTTATCTGGGGGAAGAATGATGCCATTATTCCATGGCGACATGCGTTGCGCGCTCCGGGAAATATTGCCCTTCATCTTTTCGACGGGGTTGGCCACACGCCACAATTTGAAGCACCCGCCGAGGTTGGCAAGATATTGCGTCAAGTCTATGATGGCGCATCATAA
- a CDS encoding ABC transporter substrate-binding protein codes for MPVKGSFSRRSFLKASSAAGITVMGATMGGRSLFAQSGLPDPQTILDQISISQYVKPDYQALYGMSDSKPLWDKNTDWIRTADWEEIRRQLAGTTVRFAIGAADRDSAAAGLAPFEALSGIKVELVPIPDDSFYDKAIAEFISGNASFDALQFFSPWLGDFAAPGFLAPLDDYADKWGLPLGDFYDTYRLNYGFFNGTMYGIPFDCDFQMVHLRKSMVEEVLGGPIDRWSSVPTYDELIRISSELNGKVPGVAGVGLMGARGMWSTYTWEHVAAQAGMTLFDENWEPIFNGDAGNKGMDIILALSKNAIEGYAGAGWGENRAAWLGGQVATNLSWQDSGTQAMRPDQSQIVGDFVTIYEPRISGGRFAPPNIAGSTSCVAASSQNPEGAFLMLAFLTTSSIMAMNEANANGVGPGYRSVLTNPNLQAVSQPAEVMANSLEYAWCAPRLPGMFEMEQVIGNEVNRALVSQISGKEALDNAAAAVRKIMKQNGFYSAKPPVDYASVAPGLWVGKDKALPF; via the coding sequence ATGCCTGTTAAAGGAAGCTTTTCACGACGCTCATTTCTGAAAGCCAGCTCTGCTGCCGGCATCACAGTCATGGGAGCCACGATGGGTGGCAGATCGCTGTTTGCGCAATCAGGCCTGCCTGATCCGCAAACGATTCTCGATCAGATTTCGATCTCTCAATATGTAAAACCCGACTATCAAGCCCTGTATGGAATGTCTGATTCCAAGCCACTTTGGGACAAGAACACTGACTGGATCCGGACAGCGGACTGGGAGGAAATCCGCAGACAGCTGGCAGGGACAACAGTGCGTTTTGCGATCGGCGCAGCCGACCGCGATTCAGCCGCTGCAGGGCTGGCGCCGTTTGAGGCACTGTCCGGAATCAAGGTTGAGCTGGTTCCGATTCCCGATGACAGTTTTTATGACAAGGCGATTGCCGAATTCATCTCCGGAAACGCCTCTTTTGACGCGTTGCAGTTCTTCTCGCCATGGCTTGGCGACTTTGCCGCACCGGGTTTCCTGGCCCCACTTGATGACTATGCCGACAAATGGGGGCTGCCACTTGGCGATTTCTACGACACGTACCGCCTGAACTACGGTTTCTTCAACGGCACCATGTATGGCATTCCGTTCGACTGCGATTTCCAGATGGTTCATCTGCGCAAGTCGATGGTGGAAGAGGTTCTGGGCGGGCCCATCGACAGATGGTCATCGGTCCCGACCTACGACGAACTGATCCGGATTTCATCGGAACTGAACGGCAAGGTCCCCGGTGTGGCCGGCGTTGGCCTCATGGGTGCACGTGGCATGTGGTCAACCTACACATGGGAACATGTAGCGGCTCAGGCGGGCATGACGCTTTTCGATGAGAACTGGGAGCCGATCTTCAACGGCGACGCAGGCAATAAGGGGATGGACATCATCCTGGCCCTGTCGAAAAACGCGATTGAAGGCTACGCAGGCGCGGGCTGGGGTGAAAACCGGGCAGCGTGGCTCGGTGGTCAGGTCGCAACCAATCTCAGCTGGCAGGATTCCGGCACGCAAGCCATGCGGCCGGACCAGTCCCAGATCGTCGGCGATTTTGTGACCATATATGAGCCGCGGATCTCCGGCGGTCGGTTTGCGCCGCCGAATATAGCCGGCTCGACATCCTGTGTCGCAGCATCCAGCCAGAACCCCGAAGGGGCGTTTTTGATGCTGGCCTTCCTGACGACATCGTCGATCATGGCCATGAATGAAGCCAATGCGAACGGCGTCGGCCCCGGTTATCGTTCGGTGCTGACCAATCCGAACCTTCAGGCCGTGTCGCAGCCTGCAGAAGTCATGGCAAACTCCCTTGAATATGCATGGTGCGCACCGCGCCTGCCCGGCATGTTCGAGATGGAACAGGTGATCGGCAACGAGGTCAACCGGGCCCTGGTCAGCCAGATATCAGGCAAGGAAGCCCTTGATAACGCTGCAGCCGCCGTTCGGAAAATCATGAAACAGAACGGCTTCTACAGTGCGAAGCCACCGGTCGACTATGCGTCTGTTGCCCCTGGCCTATGGGTCGGCAAAGACAAGGCCCTCCCTTTCTAA
- a CDS encoding thiamine pyrophosphate-dependent dehydrogenase E1 component subunit alpha, with the protein MHEENRPYAIRTYTPAVLKEALRKMYLIRKFEEGAEQSYMRGLIHGTMHLSIGQEASAVASCISLSDEDKITSTHRGHGHCVAKGADLGRMFAEFFGKETGYCRGRGGSMHIADVAKGNLGANGIVGGGLPISVGAALSAKRLGTGAVTVCFFGDGANNEGAFHEALNMASVWKLPVVFVCENNKYGMSTSVERSTAVKNISERAVAYNMPGVTVDGNDFSAVAEAVDTAVARARAGEGPSLVENLTYRWRGHSKSDRNRYRTKEEINEWMGRDPIPRMAALLVEHKILTESDVAALESEAEQTIKDAIAFASEGEDPKIEEATRYVYTEGPLA; encoded by the coding sequence ATGCATGAGGAAAACCGTCCTTACGCTATCCGAACCTATACCCCTGCGGTGCTGAAGGAAGCCCTTCGGAAGATGTATCTGATCCGCAAGTTCGAGGAAGGCGCCGAACAAAGCTACATGCGTGGCCTGATCCACGGAACAATGCACCTTTCCATCGGCCAGGAGGCATCTGCCGTTGCATCCTGCATCTCTCTCAGTGACGAGGACAAGATCACATCCACGCACCGTGGTCATGGCCATTGCGTGGCCAAAGGCGCCGATCTGGGCCGGATGTTCGCCGAGTTTTTCGGCAAGGAAACGGGTTATTGCCGGGGGCGCGGCGGTTCCATGCACATCGCCGATGTTGCAAAAGGCAATCTGGGCGCCAATGGCATCGTTGGCGGCGGCCTGCCGATATCGGTTGGCGCCGCGCTATCGGCCAAACGGCTTGGCACCGGTGCTGTTACCGTCTGTTTTTTTGGAGATGGCGCCAACAATGAAGGTGCGTTTCACGAGGCGCTGAACATGGCCTCGGTCTGGAAGCTGCCTGTCGTTTTTGTCTGCGAAAACAACAAGTATGGCATGTCGACATCGGTAGAGCGATCAACCGCTGTCAAGAATATCTCCGAGCGTGCCGTCGCTTACAACATGCCCGGTGTAACCGTCGACGGAAATGACTTTTCCGCCGTGGCCGAGGCCGTTGATACAGCTGTCGCGCGGGCGCGCGCCGGCGAGGGCCCGAGCCTTGTCGAGAACCTGACTTATCGTTGGCGGGGACACTCGAAGTCAGACCGGAACCGCTACCGCACAAAAGAAGAAATCAATGAATGGATGGGGCGGGATCCGATCCCGCGCATGGCCGCTTTGCTCGTTGAACACAAGATTCTGACCGAAAGCGACGTTGCCGCGCTTGAGAGCGAGGCAGAACAGACGATCAAGGATGCAATCGCCTTTGCAAGTGAAGGAGAGGATCCGAAGATCGAAGAAGCAACCCGTTACGTCTATACAGAAGGCCCTTTGGCATGA
- a CDS encoding NAD(P)H-dependent oxidoreductase, translated as MASNIALTGLAKDLAKRAETGRPVRVGLIGSGEMGTDIVTRTAMMDGIEVSAIADINPTAAHKAVEIARQSRGHSRDVGSVDLLNRTIEKGETAIAEDVDLILNSGLIDVVIDATGIPSVGAEIGLKAMENGKHLVMMNVEADVTIGAYLRREAERLGVIYSLGAGDEPSACMELIEFVSAMGHRIVCAGKGKNNPLNIDATPDDYAAEARERHMNARMLVEFVDGSKTMVEMAAIANATGLVPDCDGMHGPAAGPKELAKTLIPTKDGGILSGIGKVDYSVGKNLAPGVFVVAEAEHPRIWERMTDLKMGDGPYFGFIRPYHLTSLEVPLTCARAVLYNKADMVPLDRPVAEVCAVAKRDLKPGEKLDQIGEYTYRAWVMEASKARVAKGRPAGLLSGSLVTAPIRKGELITSDNTRLPEDSRIAALRDLQDQILFGKEVAHA; from the coding sequence ATGGCATCAAATATTGCGCTCACAGGATTGGCCAAGGATTTGGCAAAGCGTGCGGAGACAGGGCGGCCCGTCAGGGTTGGCCTGATCGGTTCGGGCGAAATGGGAACTGACATCGTTACGCGCACCGCAATGATGGATGGAATTGAGGTTTCCGCGATCGCGGATATCAATCCGACCGCTGCCCACAAGGCTGTTGAAATCGCCCGGCAGAGCCGGGGGCACAGCCGCGATGTCGGGTCCGTCGATTTGTTGAATAGGACAATCGAAAAGGGTGAAACCGCGATTGCCGAGGACGTTGACCTCATTCTCAATTCTGGCCTGATCGACGTCGTCATCGATGCAACCGGTATTCCTTCGGTCGGTGCGGAAATCGGCCTGAAGGCGATGGAAAACGGCAAGCATCTGGTGATGATGAATGTCGAAGCAGACGTCACGATTGGCGCCTATCTGAGGCGGGAGGCCGAGCGTCTCGGCGTGATTTACAGCCTGGGTGCCGGAGATGAACCGTCGGCGTGCATGGAGCTGATCGAGTTTGTTTCGGCCATGGGGCACAGGATCGTCTGTGCCGGCAAAGGCAAGAACAACCCGCTCAACATTGACGCAACGCCCGATGACTACGCGGCTGAGGCGCGCGAACGCCATATGAACGCGCGCATGCTTGTTGAGTTTGTCGACGGTTCGAAAACCATGGTTGAGATGGCCGCGATTGCCAACGCCACGGGTCTTGTGCCGGATTGCGATGGCATGCACGGCCCGGCTGCCGGTCCGAAAGAGCTGGCAAAGACACTCATTCCAACGAAAGACGGTGGTATTCTGTCAGGGATCGGCAAGGTCGATTACTCGGTCGGCAAGAATCTTGCGCCCGGTGTTTTCGTTGTTGCCGAGGCGGAGCACCCGCGAATCTGGGAGCGCATGACCGACCTGAAAATGGGCGATGGGCCGTATTTCGGCTTCATCCGCCCCTATCATCTGACATCGCTGGAAGTGCCGCTGACCTGCGCGCGCGCCGTACTCTACAACAAGGCGGACATGGTTCCGCTTGATCGTCCTGTCGCCGAGGTTTGTGCTGTTGCCAAACGCGATTTGAAGCCCGGCGAAAAGCTGGACCAGATTGGTGAATACACCTACCGGGCCTGGGTCATGGAAGCCTCGAAAGCCCGCGTGGCGAAGGGCAGGCCAGCCGGCCTTCTGTCAGGTTCGCTGGTCACGGCCCCGATCAGGAAGGGCGAGTTGATCACCAGCGACAATACAAGATTGCCGGAAGATTCACGCATCGCCGCGTTGCGCGACCTGCAAGATCAAATCCTATTTGGAAAAGAGGTTGCCCATGCATGA
- a CDS encoding site-specific integrase, producing MGSITTRKRRDGSQSYRARVRVMREGSVYHETKTFDRRPAAAAWIKKREKELARPGALEELNAHDPPLSKAIERYIDEAVKEIGRTKAQVLKTISTYPIADMSCSAIRSKNIIEFLQSLPGQPQTVGNYASHLASIFAIARPMWDFRLDDRETRDAITVARRMGIISRSTQRHRRPTLDELDRLLTHFIDRRRRTPQAMPMHKVIVFALFSTRRQAEITRLTWADFQKQHKRILVRDMKHPGEKLGNDTWVDLPDEAIRIIDSMPKRKSEIFPYSPAAITANFTRACKLLGIEGLHFHDLRHDGISRLFEMGWNIPHVAAVSGHRSWVSLKRYTHIRETGDKYATWAGLQLASGND from the coding sequence CTGGGCTCAATTACCACACGCAAACGCAGGGATGGAAGTCAAAGCTACAGGGCACGTGTACGGGTTATGCGCGAGGGCTCCGTCTATCATGAAACAAAGACCTTTGACAGACGCCCAGCTGCAGCCGCATGGATAAAGAAACGCGAAAAAGAGCTGGCGAGACCTGGCGCACTGGAGGAGTTAAACGCACACGACCCACCGCTGTCCAAGGCCATCGAGCGCTATATAGATGAAGCGGTCAAAGAAATCGGACGCACGAAGGCACAAGTCCTGAAGACCATCTCGACCTATCCGATCGCCGACATGTCCTGCTCCGCCATCAGGTCGAAGAATATCATCGAATTCCTTCAGTCCCTTCCCGGGCAGCCACAAACCGTCGGGAATTACGCAAGCCACCTCGCCTCCATATTTGCCATCGCGCGGCCGATGTGGGACTTTCGGCTTGACGACAGGGAAACGAGAGACGCCATCACGGTGGCGCGCCGCATGGGGATCATATCCCGCTCAACTCAGCGGCACCGCAGACCCACCCTCGACGAACTCGACCGATTATTGACGCATTTCATCGATCGGCGACGAAGAACACCTCAGGCCATGCCAATGCACAAGGTGATCGTTTTCGCTCTTTTCTCGACCCGCCGACAGGCAGAGATCACCCGCCTCACCTGGGCAGATTTCCAGAAACAACACAAACGCATCCTGGTTCGTGACATGAAGCACCCGGGTGAGAAGCTCGGCAATGATACATGGGTCGACCTGCCCGACGAAGCCATCCGTATCATTGACAGCATGCCCAAGCGTAAATCGGAAATTTTCCCCTACTCCCCGGCTGCAATCACAGCGAACTTCACACGGGCTTGCAAGCTACTCGGAATTGAAGGCTTGCACTTCCACGATCTGCGCCATGACGGCATCTCGCGCCTGTTCGAGATGGGCTGGAACATCCCGCATGTCGCAGCGGTCAGCGGACACAGGTCCTGGGTGAGCCTTAAACGTTATACCCATATCCGTGAGACCGGCGACAAATATGCCACTTGGGCAGGCTTGCAACTCGCGAGCGGAAACGACTGA
- a CDS encoding LysR substrate-binding domain-containing protein translates to MRIDVEIATPDDAVTALRADEADIALAFNMKPQRDVHVLWTDDLPLHCIAAPRHPIAGRKEVKLATVRDHAIAVQSPALAIRRILEAHHGWIFSENRPPVVTDSLQLLKQRVLSGSHVALTSELDTAQELLDGTLVAIPVKGLTIGQQTISLGISARRPLPLIATKVADLLAKDVVGILSEVRARETKA, encoded by the coding sequence GTGCGCATCGACGTCGAGATCGCGACGCCGGATGATGCCGTGACGGCGCTTCGGGCTGACGAGGCCGATATCGCGCTGGCTTTCAACATGAAGCCCCAGCGCGACGTTCATGTCCTCTGGACCGACGACCTGCCGCTCCACTGCATCGCCGCGCCCCGCCATCCGATCGCCGGTCGGAAGGAGGTGAAGCTTGCCACGGTGCGCGACCATGCGATTGCCGTACAAAGCCCGGCGCTGGCGATCCGGCGTATACTTGAGGCCCATCACGGCTGGATTTTTTCCGAAAACCGCCCGCCCGTGGTGACCGATTCGCTGCAGCTTCTCAAACAGCGCGTCCTTTCCGGCAGCCATGTGGCGCTGACCTCCGAACTCGACACCGCCCAGGAACTGCTCGACGGCACGCTGGTCGCCATTCCGGTGAAGGGGCTCACCATCGGCCAGCAAACCATCTCGCTCGGCATCAGCGCCCGCCGCCCCCTGCCACTGATCGCCACAAAGGTGGCCGACCTCTTGGCAAAGGATGTGGTTGGGATCCTCTCGGAAGTGCGCGCAAGAGAGACGAAGGCGTGA
- a CDS encoding alpha-ketoacid dehydrogenase subunit beta encodes MSAEKSPDRRELSYAEAIREAMDIALAADPRVILMGEDIGVYGGAFQVTGDLVHKYGTDRVMDTPISELGGAGVAVGAALTGLRPIFEFQFSDFAALAMEQIVNQAAKVRYMLGGAVSVPLVMRFPAGSGTGAAAQHSQSVEAWLGHVPGLKVVQPSTPEDAKGMLLAALEDPDPVMIFEHKILYKMKGHVPEGQYTTPIGKAAVRRTGQDVSIVATSLMVHKALSAADQLAAEGIDCEVIDLRTVRPMDRETVLASVRKTGRLICVYEGVKTLGVGAEVSAMVAESDAFDFLDAPIVRLGGSESPIPYNPELEKAVVPQVPNILEAARNIAKGRI; translated from the coding sequence ATGAGCGCTGAAAAATCTCCTGACCGTCGTGAGCTGTCGTATGCGGAGGCCATTCGCGAGGCGATGGATATCGCCCTTGCAGCTGATCCGCGCGTTATACTCATGGGCGAAGACATCGGTGTTTATGGCGGCGCCTTTCAGGTCACCGGCGACCTCGTTCACAAATATGGGACTGATCGGGTCATGGATACGCCCATTTCCGAGCTTGGTGGTGCCGGCGTTGCCGTTGGCGCTGCCCTGACCGGCCTTAGGCCGATCTTCGAGTTCCAGTTCTCTGATTTTGCCGCACTGGCGATGGAGCAGATTGTCAATCAGGCTGCAAAGGTGCGGTACATGCTGGGCGGGGCCGTTTCAGTGCCGCTCGTCATGCGCTTTCCGGCCGGTTCCGGCACAGGTGCGGCAGCACAGCATTCGCAGAGCGTTGAGGCCTGGCTTGGCCATGTGCCGGGGCTGAAGGTGGTGCAGCCGTCAACGCCCGAGGATGCGAAGGGCATGCTTTTGGCGGCGCTGGAAGATCCCGATCCCGTGATGATTTTCGAACACAAAATTCTCTATAAGATGAAGGGACATGTTCCTGAAGGGCAATACACAACGCCGATCGGGAAGGCTGCCGTGCGGCGCACCGGTCAGGACGTGAGCATCGTTGCGACATCTTTGATGGTTCACAAGGCCTTGTCTGCCGCGGACCAACTGGCAGCAGAAGGTATCGACTGCGAAGTCATCGACCTGCGGACGGTGCGACCGATGGACCGGGAGACGGTTTTGGCTTCGGTGCGCAAAACCGGGCGTTTGATCTGCGTTTACGAAGGCGTCAAGACGCTCGGCGTGGGGGCCGAGGTCAGCGCCATGGTTGCTGAAAGCGATGCGTTCGATTTTCTCGATGCCCCAATCGTGCGGCTTGGCGGCAGCGAGTCCCCGATCCCCTACAATCCGGAACTAGAAAAGGCTGTTGTTCCGCAGGTTCCGAATATCCTCGAGGCCGCGCGTAATATCGCTAAAGGACGAATCTGA
- a CDS encoding carbohydrate ABC transporter permease, which yields MTDTSMLETGGAVASPGASGRYIKRRNKRLRVMFPYLLVAPAVAFLLMITLYPGVYAIIQSLFYVKFANWQFVGTENYRDLFGDREFWAALWNTFVIGGIALALECTFALLISFYAYRDPWIKGWRIIFLVPMLFMPSAVAFIWKLAFMDGRVISDLLIRLGLIDGNIAWTSSIWLSRLTLIVADVWQWTPFLFIIFVAALQGQDEEVEEAARLDGASWAQIFWNISLPMMRPVIAVAVVLRGIDIMTMFTNVYIMTQGTPGGATETVSYFIYRIGFKSFNFGYASAASVVMLIMTLIIAQLVVKRAFRSGKE from the coding sequence ATGACCGACACGTCTATGTTGGAAACCGGGGGGGCTGTGGCCTCCCCGGGCGCATCCGGCCGATATATCAAGCGTCGCAACAAGCGGCTTCGGGTCATGTTCCCATATTTGCTCGTCGCACCGGCGGTCGCCTTCCTGTTGATGATCACCCTTTATCCCGGGGTCTACGCGATCATTCAATCTCTGTTCTATGTGAAATTCGCCAACTGGCAGTTTGTCGGCACAGAAAACTACCGCGATCTTTTCGGTGATCGCGAATTCTGGGCGGCCCTTTGGAATACGTTTGTGATCGGCGGGATTGCGTTAGCGCTGGAATGCACATTTGCATTGCTGATCTCGTTTTATGCCTATCGCGACCCGTGGATCAAAGGATGGAGGATTATTTTCCTCGTCCCGATGCTTTTCATGCCCTCGGCTGTCGCCTTCATCTGGAAGCTCGCCTTTATGGACGGCAGGGTTATTTCGGACTTGCTGATCCGGCTCGGGCTCATTGACGGCAATATCGCCTGGACATCGTCTATCTGGCTTTCGCGGCTCACGCTGATCGTTGCAGATGTCTGGCAATGGACGCCGTTCCTGTTCATCATCTTTGTTGCCGCACTTCAGGGTCAGGATGAAGAGGTAGAGGAAGCCGCACGTCTGGATGGCGCCAGCTGGGCACAGATTTTCTGGAATATCAGCCTGCCGATGATGCGTCCGGTGATTGCCGTGGCGGTCGTCCTGCGGGGCATCGATATCATGACCATGTTCACCAACGTTTATATCATGACGCAGGGCACTCCGGGCGGCGCCACCGAAACGGTCAGCTATTTCATTTATCGCATCGGCTTCAAGAGTTTCAACTTCGGGTACGCCTCGGCGGCGTCCGTTGTGATGCTGATCATGACACTTATCATCGCGCAACTGGTCGTCAAACGCGCGTTCAGATCCGGGAAGGAATAG
- a CDS encoding sugar-binding transcriptional regulator, with product MPDSQSNESAGSRGRSFGTAGDELRVRAAWLYYVEGLTQAEVSKKLGVNRIMITRLLSEARGRGEVIIRIKSDLAPLMKIQRKLEDRFGLQEAVVAPLSDTESDPTRAVAAVAGGFVSELMTNNLTVGVGWGRTLHAMLPFVEGKKLDGVRIVSLLGGIAQARRFNPAEFAWQFAELFDAEGFLVPAPALVDSAQTKHALLEHCGLDQVLQMAETCDVALVSCGGISTLTTSFRLGHVSEAERQSLIEAGTVGDILYNFLDKDGHSVDHPVNARAMSPSIERLIRIKKKVLISGGMEKTEMILATLKALRPSTLITDELTALRLLEMSH from the coding sequence ATGCCGGACAGCCAGAGCAATGAATCCGCCGGGTCGCGCGGTCGCAGTTTCGGGACCGCGGGCGATGAGTTACGGGTTCGTGCCGCATGGCTTTATTATGTCGAAGGTCTGACGCAAGCCGAGGTTTCCAAAAAGCTCGGTGTCAACCGGATCATGATCACACGATTGCTGTCGGAGGCCCGCGGCCGGGGTGAGGTCATTATTCGCATAAAGTCTGATCTGGCACCGTTGATGAAAATCCAGAGAAAACTGGAGGATCGTTTTGGGCTGCAAGAGGCTGTTGTTGCGCCGCTATCCGATACGGAGAGTGATCCTACACGTGCTGTTGCGGCTGTGGCAGGAGGATTTGTTTCGGAGCTGATGACCAATAATCTGACGGTCGGTGTCGGCTGGGGGCGAACATTGCATGCGATGTTGCCTTTTGTCGAAGGCAAGAAGCTCGATGGTGTGCGCATCGTCTCACTGCTTGGCGGCATTGCGCAGGCGCGGCGTTTCAATCCGGCAGAATTTGCCTGGCAATTTGCCGAGCTTTTCGACGCGGAAGGCTTTTTGGTGCCTGCGCCGGCGCTTGTCGATAGCGCGCAGACAAAGCATGCGCTGCTTGAGCATTGCGGCCTCGATCAGGTTCTGCAAATGGCTGAAACCTGCGATGTCGCACTTGTCTCCTGTGGCGGGATATCAACCCTGACCACGTCGTTCCGGCTCGGGCATGTCTCGGAAGCGGAACGCCAGTCGCTGATCGAGGCCGGCACGGTTGGCGATATTCTCTATAATTTTCTGGATAAGGATGGTCATTCGGTTGACCACCCCGTCAATGCGCGTGCCATGTCGCCATCGATTGAACGGCTGATACGGATCAAGAAGAAAGTTCTGATCTCCGGGGGAATGGAAAAGACCGAGATGATCCTCGCCACGTTGAAGGCGCTGCGGCCCAGTACCCTGATTACCGACGAATTGACGGCGTTGCGCCTTCTGGAAATGTCGCACTGA